From Polaribacter butkevichii, a single genomic window includes:
- the pfkA gene encoding 6-phosphofructokinase, giving the protein MKKITKIAVMTSGGDAPGMNAAIRAVVRSCAYYSLGCVGIYRGYEGLIEDDLVDLNARSVHNIINKGGTILKSARSKGFRTKEGRQKAYENLMEREVDAMVVIGGDGSFTGAVLFNEEFGFPVIGIPGTIDNDIFGTSHTLGYDTALNTAVEAIDKIRDTASSHNRLFFVEVMGRDAGFIALNAGVGAGAEEILIPEEDLGLDRLLESLEKSRRAGKSSSIVVVAEGDKSGRNVYELASYVEENLPQYDVRVSILGHMQRGGSPSCFDRVLASRLGVKAVELLLDGQTNLMVGLKDNKVISTDIKEAISGGHSINYELLRISDIITT; this is encoded by the coding sequence ATGAAAAAAATTACAAAAATAGCAGTTATGACTTCTGGAGGAGACGCTCCGGGGATGAACGCCGCAATTAGAGCCGTAGTTAGGTCTTGTGCTTACTATAGTTTAGGTTGTGTAGGTATATATAGAGGGTATGAAGGTTTAATTGAAGACGATCTAGTAGATTTAAATGCAAGAAGCGTTCATAATATTATTAACAAAGGAGGTACTATCTTAAAATCGGCAAGATCTAAAGGATTTAGAACCAAAGAAGGCAGGCAAAAAGCTTACGAGAACTTAATGGAACGTGAGGTAGATGCTATGGTGGTAATTGGTGGAGACGGTTCTTTTACTGGGGCAGTATTGTTTAATGAAGAATTTGGTTTTCCGGTAATTGGTATTCCAGGAACTATTGATAATGATATTTTTGGAACTTCTCATACATTAGGATATGATACCGCTTTAAATACAGCAGTAGAAGCAATTGATAAGATTAGAGATACAGCATCTTCACACAACAGACTTTTCTTTGTAGAGGTAATGGGGCGTGATGCAGGTTTTATTGCTTTAAATGCAGGTGTAGGAGCAGGAGCAGAAGAAATCTTAATACCTGAAGAAGATTTAGGATTAGATAGATTACTAGAATCTTTAGAAAAAAGTAGAAGAGCAGGTAAGTCATCTAGTATTGTTGTAGTGGCAGAAGGTGATAAATCTGGTAGAAACGTGTATGAATTAGCTTCTTATGTAGAAGAAAATTTACCTCAGTACGATGTTAGAGTTAGTATCTTAGGGCATATGCAAAGAGGTGGTTCTCCTTCATGCTTTGATAGAGTTTTAGCAAGTAGATTAGGTGTAAAAGCAGTAGAGTTATTATTAGACGGTCAAACCAATTTAATGGTAGGTTTAAAAGATAATAAAGTAATAAGTACAGATATTAAAGAAGCAATTTCAGGTGGTCATTCAATAAACTATGAGTTACTTAGAATTTCTGATATTATAACAACATAA
- a CDS encoding translocation/assembly module TamB domain-containing protein: MLFVIILLSIPAIQTKLGNYATKKLNEDFNTNISIEKIDLSFLGNVQLKGVEIRDHHQDTLIFVKKLSTSILNAKKVLESQVNLGSISLDGGYVYMKTYKGEKDDSMSVFIDGFDDGSPKDSLAPKFILKSSNVYVSDLNYKLIDDNRKSPILFSASNVGGNLQDMLVYGPDFSSKIRGLYLKDNRGLDITNLTTDFSYSKTAMHFVNTTLQTRESEIKANIDFTYKREDLIDFNNKVNITASFVKSKVSVQDLKKYYNELSGNDDIYFSGNLKGKLNNFSLNKLWLTSRKGIKVIGDLDFVNAVNFEKGFVFRGDLRDLTATYKDLKSVLPNVLGKTLPSEFIKFGKFTIKGTVDVTPKEIKANLDLNSEIGAVVSDLQISNIDDIDYAAYSGKIALNKFNVGELFNDPLFGEASLKGDVEGSGFKLENINTSFIGTVSELNFKNYTYKNIEANGQYQNNKFDGDLKIDDVNFKMKFNGLADLSTEVNKFDFKSNIEYLNLKETNLFTRDSIAVLKGDIALDVEGNTFDDITGKATFKNVLYTNQSEEYNFKEFNVTSSLKDSIKTIEVSSKDIAKGYLSGKFSFSELLPVSQNALGSIYTNYTPYKVAPNQFLDFNFTIYNQIVTVFFPDISIDDNTKIKGKIKADKNQLRLTVSSPKIEAYGNEVKDLLLRTDNQNPLYNSHLTASEVHTKYYDVSKLNLLSLNQNDTLYFKSVFKGGVKKNENFNLDFFYTFNPEGKSVVGFEKSSFIFKENTWEINPNELNKNKVTFNIKENDFNFSQFKLTSGEQKIEFSGTLKGDSEKILLADFTKVKLQSFLPKIDSLSLKGKLSGHLDFVQNKGVYSPEALLSIKDFQVNNFKQGDLSLNVKGDNSYEKYNVDLSINNEKVKSIAATGSLDFSEKRPLIDLEVYLEEFGLDAFSPLGQDVLSSIRGVASGDFSLRGFLGNPEMEGTLTLKDAGLKFPYLNVDYDFEGESIISLQEQSFIFEGVSLIDTKHKSRGRLIGDITHLNFKKWFLNIEIESNNLLVLDTENTDEALYYGTAFIDGVANITGLTDQLTIDINAKTMAGTSFVVPLKDVETVDSYSLIHFKSKDSEVKKNQKEVALEAIKGLSLNIDLDVTKDATAQVVIDEINGSQLTGSGKGNLRIEINTRGKFNMFGDYTIDSGVYDFKYGGIVNKPFLIQKGGTVSWNGNPYEANLDVTAIYKAKANPGVLLQNFNSNRKIEVDLVTRITGGLFSSKQDLDIQLTNVDPTIASELEFILNDNNVNEKTTQFISLLALGNFANPDKADFSASETFSNTASSAVSTAFSSLLNNPDGKFQLGVDYQQGYSGSDVDRLNIDNQVDVSVSTQLGDKVIINGKVGVPVGTQTQSSVVGEVKVEVLLNKEGNFRGVIFNRQNEIQYSTEEDGYTQGVGLSYQVNFNTLSGLLNKIRGKKGKIRKPKAPVKKDSAKKLRENLINFEGN, from the coding sequence TTGCTATTTGTTATTATTTTACTTTCTATACCAGCTATTCAAACAAAATTAGGAAATTACGCTACTAAAAAATTAAATGAAGATTTTAATACTAATATTTCTATAGAAAAAATAGATCTATCTTTTTTAGGAAATGTACAGTTAAAAGGAGTAGAAATTAGAGATCATCACCAAGATACTTTAATCTTTGTAAAAAAATTAAGTACTTCTATTTTAAATGCAAAAAAAGTTTTAGAAAGTCAAGTTAATTTAGGTAGTATTTCTTTAGATGGAGGGTATGTTTATATGAAAACATATAAAGGAGAAAAAGATGATAGTATGTCTGTTTTTATAGATGGCTTTGATGATGGTTCTCCTAAAGACTCTTTGGCGCCAAAGTTTATATTAAAATCTTCTAATGTTTATGTTAGTGATTTAAACTATAAATTGATTGATGATAATCGTAAAAGTCCTATTTTATTTTCTGCATCAAACGTAGGTGGAAATTTGCAAGATATGTTAGTTTACGGACCTGATTTTTCATCAAAAATTAGAGGCCTCTATTTAAAAGATAACAGAGGATTAGATATTACAAACCTTACTACCGATTTTTCGTATTCTAAAACAGCAATGCATTTTGTAAATACAACGCTACAAACAAGAGAATCAGAAATTAAGGCAAATATAGATTTTACTTACAAAAGAGAAGATTTAATAGATTTTAATAATAAAGTAAATATAACAGCATCCTTTGTTAAAAGTAAAGTTTCTGTGCAAGACTTAAAAAAATATTACAATGAGTTAAGTGGTAATGATGATATATACTTTTCTGGAAATTTAAAAGGTAAATTAAATAATTTTTCTTTAAATAAACTTTGGTTAACTTCTAGAAAAGGAATTAAAGTAATTGGTGATTTAGATTTTGTAAATGCTGTTAACTTTGAAAAAGGGTTTGTCTTTAGAGGTGATTTAAGAGATTTAACAGCTACTTATAAAGATTTAAAAAGTGTTTTGCCAAATGTTTTAGGAAAGACGTTGCCTTCGGAATTTATAAAATTTGGTAAGTTTACAATAAAAGGAACGGTTGATGTTACCCCAAAGGAAATAAAAGCGAACCTAGATTTAAATTCGGAAATAGGTGCGGTAGTTTCTGATTTACAGATCTCTAATATAGATGATATTGATTACGCTGCTTATAGCGGTAAAATTGCATTAAATAAGTTTAATGTTGGCGAATTGTTTAACGATCCTTTGTTTGGAGAAGCTTCTTTAAAAGGAGATGTAGAAGGAAGTGGATTTAAGCTAGAAAATATTAATACTTCTTTTATAGGTACAGTTTCTGAACTCAATTTTAAAAACTATACCTATAAAAATATTGAGGCAAATGGGCAATACCAAAACAATAAATTTGATGGAGATTTAAAAATTGATGATGTTAATTTTAAAATGAAATTTAATGGGTTGGCAGATTTATCTACAGAGGTAAATAAGTTCGATTTTAAATCTAATATTGAATATTTAAATTTAAAAGAAACAAACCTTTTTACCAGAGATAGTATTGCTGTTTTAAAAGGAGATATAGCGTTAGATGTAGAAGGTAATACGTTTGATGATATAACGGGTAAAGCTACGTTTAAAAATGTTTTATACACCAATCAATCAGAAGAGTATAATTTTAAAGAATTTAATGTAACATCATCTTTAAAAGATAGTATTAAAACCATAGAAGTATCTTCTAAAGATATTGCAAAAGGGTATCTTTCTGGTAAGTTTTCTTTTTCAGAACTGTTACCTGTGTCGCAAAATGCTTTGGGTAGTATTTATACAAATTATACACCTTATAAGGTAGCTCCTAATCAATTTTTAGATTTTAATTTTACCATATACAATCAAATTGTAACTGTATTTTTTCCTGATATTTCTATAGATGATAATACAAAAATCAAAGGAAAAATAAAGGCAGATAAAAATCAATTGAGATTAACTGTTTCATCTCCAAAAATTGAAGCTTATGGTAATGAAGTAAAAGATCTTTTGTTAAGGACAGATAATCAAAACCCGCTTTATAATTCGCATTTAACAGCCTCTGAAGTACATACAAAATATTATGATGTTTCTAAGTTAAACCTCTTAAGTTTAAACCAGAATGATACTTTGTATTTTAAATCGGTGTTTAAAGGAGGAGTAAAGAAAAATGAAAATTTTAACCTTGATTTCTTTTATACCTTTAATCCCGAAGGGAAATCTGTGGTTGGTTTTGAAAAATCGTCATTTATATTTAAAGAAAACACGTGGGAAATTAATCCTAATGAGTTAAATAAAAACAAAGTTACGTTTAATATAAAAGAAAATGATTTTAATTTTAGTCAGTTTAAATTAACCTCAGGCGAACAAAAAATAGAATTTTCAGGAACTTTAAAAGGAGATTCAGAAAAAATACTTTTAGCTGATTTTACAAAAGTAAAACTGCAAAGTTTTTTACCTAAAATAGATAGTTTGTCTTTAAAAGGAAAACTTTCTGGGCACTTAGATTTTGTACAAAACAAAGGCGTATATAGTCCGGAAGCATTGCTTTCTATTAAAGATTTTCAAGTAAATAACTTTAAACAAGGAGATTTATCTTTAAATGTAAAAGGAGATAATTCTTACGAAAAGTATAATGTTGATTTGTCTATAAATAATGAAAAAGTAAAAAGTATTGCTGCAACAGGTTCTTTAGATTTTTCAGAAAAAAGACCTTTGATTGATTTAGAGGTTTATTTAGAGGAATTTGGTCTTGATGCTTTTAGTCCATTAGGCCAAGACGTTTTATCCTCTATAAGAGGAGTGGCAAGTGGCGATTTTTCTTTAAGAGGTTTTTTAGGAAATCCAGAAATGGAAGGGACACTTACCCTAAAAGATGCTGGTTTAAAGTTTCCGTATTTAAATGTAGATTATGATTTTGAAGGAGAATCTATTATTAGTTTGCAAGAACAATCTTTTATCTTTGAAGGAGTTTCATTAATAGATACCAAACACAAAAGTAGAGGGCGGCTTATTGGAGATATAACCCATTTAAATTTTAAGAAATGGTTTTTAAATATTGAAATAGAAAGTAATAATTTATTGGTCTTAGATACCGAAAATACAGATGAAGCATTGTACTATGGTACCGCTTTTATAGATGGTGTTGCTAATATTACAGGTTTAACAGACCAACTAACTATAGATATTAATGCTAAAACAATGGCGGGAACTAGTTTTGTAGTTCCTTTAAAAGATGTAGAAACCGTAGATAGTTATAGTTTAATTCATTTTAAATCTAAAGATTCAGAAGTTAAAAAGAATCAAAAAGAAGTTGCTTTAGAAGCCATTAAAGGACTGTCTTTAAATATAGACTTAGATGTAACAAAAGACGCCACAGCACAGGTTGTTATCGATGAGATAAACGGGAGTCAGTTAACCGGTTCAGGTAAAGGAAACCTTCGAATAGAAATAAATACCCGTGGTAAATTTAATATGTTTGGCGATTATACGATTGACAGTGGAGTTTACGATTTTAAATACGGAGGTATTGTAAATAAACCATTTTTAATACAAAAAGGAGGCACCGTTTCTTGGAACGGAAACCCTTATGAAGCTAATTTAGATGTTACTGCAATTTACAAAGCAAAAGCAAACCCAGGTGTTTTATTACAGAATTTTAATTCTAATAGAAAAATTGAAGTAGACTTGGTAACCAGAATAACAGGAGGTTTGTTTAGTTCTAAGCAAGATTTAGATATTCAATTAACCAACGTAGACCCAACAATTGCAAGTGAGTTAGAGTTTATTTTAAATGATAATAATGTAAACGAAAAAACAACTCAATTTATATCATTACTTGCTTTAGGTAATTTTGCAAACCCAGATAAAGCAGACTTTAGTGCGAGTGAAACTTTTTCTAATACAGCTTCTAGTGCTGTTTCTACAGCTTTTTCTAGTTTATTAAATAATCCTGATGGTAAATTTCAATTAGGGGTAGATTATCAACAAGGGTATAGTGGGAGTGATGTAGATAGGCTTAATATAGATAATCAGGTAGATGTTTCTGTAAGTACACAATTAGGCGATAAAGTAATTATTAATGGTAAAGTAGGTGTGCCTGTTGGCACACAAACTCAATCTAGTGTTGTAGGAGAAGTTAAAGTAGAGGTATTGTTAAATAAAGAAGGTAATTTTAGAGGAGTTATTTTTAACAGACAAAACGAAATACAATATTCTACAGAAGAAGATGGCTACACACAAGGAGTGGGGCTTTCTTATCAAGTTAACTTTAACACCCTTTCTGGCTTATTAAATAAAATAAGAGGTAAAAAAGGTAAAATAAGAAAACCTAAAGCACCTGTTAAAAAAGATTCCGCAAAGAAATTAAGAGAAAATTTAATTAATTTTGAAGGAAACTAA
- the tsaD gene encoding tRNA (adenosine(37)-N6)-threonylcarbamoyltransferase complex transferase subunit TsaD has translation MKKPVYILGIESSCDDTSASVICNNKVQSNVVANQVIHSKYGGVVPELASRAHQQNIVPVVQQAIEQAGITKENLSAIAFTRGPGLMGSLLVGTSFAKSLALGLQIPLIDVNHMQAHILSHFIEDDGKKMPPFPFICLTISGGHTQIVKVTNHFEMEVLGETIDDAVGEAFDKSAKILGLKYPGGPLIDKHAKLGNPKAFQFTKPKVGDLDFSFSGLKTGILYFIQKQVRINPNFIEENLNDICASIQYTIVEILMDKLKNAVKQTGIKHIAIAGGVSANSEIRARLQLAEKHFGWTTYIPKFEYTTDNAAMIAITGYLKYLNNDYSDVSVTAKARLKVSENA, from the coding sequence ATGAAAAAACCTGTTTATATTTTAGGTATTGAATCTTCTTGTGACGATACGAGTGCTTCTGTAATTTGTAACAACAAAGTGCAAAGTAATGTTGTTGCCAACCAAGTAATACATTCTAAATATGGCGGAGTTGTGCCAGAATTAGCTTCTAGAGCGCATCAACAAAACATTGTGCCAGTAGTACAACAAGCCATAGAACAAGCAGGTATTACTAAAGAAAATTTGTCTGCAATTGCATTTACTAGAGGTCCTGGTTTAATGGGGTCTTTGTTAGTAGGCACTTCTTTTGCAAAGTCTCTTGCTTTAGGTTTACAAATTCCTTTAATTGATGTAAACCATATGCAAGCACACATATTATCGCACTTTATTGAAGATGATGGCAAAAAAATGCCTCCTTTTCCTTTTATATGCTTAACAATTAGTGGTGGACATACGCAAATTGTTAAGGTTACCAATCATTTTGAAATGGAAGTTTTAGGTGAAACCATAGATGATGCGGTTGGTGAAGCTTTTGATAAATCTGCAAAAATTTTAGGCTTAAAATATCCTGGAGGCCCTTTAATAGACAAACACGCAAAATTAGGAAACCCAAAAGCTTTTCAATTTACAAAACCTAAAGTAGGCGATTTAGATTTTAGTTTTAGTGGATTAAAAACCGGAATTTTATACTTTATTCAGAAACAAGTAAGAATAAATCCTAATTTTATTGAAGAAAACCTCAATGACATTTGTGCCTCTATACAATATACTATTGTAGAAATTTTAATGGATAAATTAAAAAATGCGGTTAAACAAACAGGTATTAAACACATAGCTATTGCTGGTGGGGTTTCTGCAAATTCAGAAATTAGAGCTCGTTTACAATTAGCAGAGAAACATTTTGGATGGACTACTTACATCCCTAAATTTGAATACACAACAGATAATGCAGCAATGATTGCTATAACAGGGTATTTAAAATACTTAAACAACGATTATTCTGATGTTTCCGTAACCGCAAAGGCTCGTTTAAAAGTATCAGAAAACGCATAA
- a CDS encoding LTA synthase family protein, with product MKTFKNRLLFNIYYFLLWIGYFAFARFFFLLFYFDNTKDLGFLTTLNTFIYGLRLDSSFAAYLCFIPFLAILFSVFINPKKIGVIIKWYSATLIIILSLLLIIDASLYQSWGTRLDTSFLKYLNTPEIMIASASTFQKITGTFFWVIISFLFIKIFNKVITNKINNVQQGFWLQSVIFLLITAALIIPVRGGLQTIPVNQSNVYFSKKMFANHAAINYGWNFFNALTHKSITKNVYKYFDEEVAKNIINKRQNKLLTANTDSILNTTNPNVILIVWESLTAKVVGCLGGEPNVTENLNKLSKEGILFTNFYANGDRTDKGIPAILSGYYPQPTQSIMKMPNKTRSLPMLPKKMIDLGYKTSFYYGGDLNFGNMNTYLRNAGITNFVDGNDFDKKDWNSKWGAHDHVFMNRFAKDLENKQSQPFFKIALTLTSHEPYEFPDTYKFGKDTEENKFRSAHAYTDKTIGNFIKFAKQQPWYKNTLIIIVADHGHRTPKHEGAFNSPKKFKIPMLWLGGALHQKGIKIDNIASQIDISYTLLDLLKGDNSDFKFSKNIFNTSNKQYAHYIFNKGFGTLTKNGLYLFDYVSKKPILEEGTAATVLDSLGKAISQDAFQDFMDRK from the coding sequence TTGAAAACATTTAAAAACAGGCTTTTATTCAATATTTACTATTTTCTTTTATGGATTGGATACTTTGCATTTGCGCGTTTCTTTTTCCTGCTTTTTTATTTTGATAACACCAAGGATTTAGGATTTTTAACTACATTAAATACTTTTATTTACGGTTTACGATTAGATAGCTCTTTTGCTGCTTATTTATGTTTCATTCCGTTTTTAGCAATCCTTTTTTCTGTTTTTATCAACCCTAAAAAAATAGGAGTTATTATAAAATGGTACTCGGCAACTCTTATTATTATTTTAAGTTTATTATTAATTATTGATGCCAGTTTATACCAATCTTGGGGCACTCGCTTAGACACTTCTTTCTTAAAGTATTTAAATACTCCTGAAATTATGATTGCTTCTGCATCTACATTTCAAAAAATTACAGGCACTTTTTTTTGGGTAATTATTTCTTTTCTTTTTATTAAAATTTTTAATAAAGTAATTACTAATAAAATAAATAACGTTCAACAAGGTTTCTGGCTACAATCTGTTATTTTTTTATTGATAACTGCCGCCCTAATTATACCTGTTAGAGGTGGTTTACAAACCATACCTGTTAACCAAAGTAACGTTTATTTTTCTAAAAAAATGTTTGCTAACCATGCAGCCATTAATTATGGATGGAACTTTTTTAACGCACTCACTCATAAGTCTATTACTAAAAATGTATATAAATATTTTGATGAAGAAGTTGCAAAAAACATCATCAATAAAAGACAAAACAAACTGTTAACAGCAAATACAGATAGTATTTTAAACACTACTAACCCCAATGTTATTTTAATTGTTTGGGAAAGTTTAACCGCAAAAGTTGTTGGCTGTTTAGGTGGCGAGCCTAACGTAACAGAAAACCTCAACAAACTTTCTAAAGAAGGAATTCTATTCACAAATTTTTACGCAAATGGAGATAGAACAGATAAAGGAATTCCTGCTATTTTAAGCGGTTATTACCCACAACCGACTCAGAGCATTATGAAAATGCCAAATAAAACAAGAAGCTTACCCATGTTACCTAAAAAAATGATTGATTTAGGTTACAAAACTTCCTTTTATTACGGTGGAGATTTAAACTTTGGTAACATGAATACCTATTTACGAAATGCAGGAATTACCAATTTTGTGGATGGAAATGATTTTGACAAAAAAGACTGGAATTCTAAATGGGGCGCTCATGATCATGTTTTTATGAATCGTTTTGCTAAAGATTTAGAAAACAAACAGAGCCAACCTTTTTTTAAAATTGCCTTAACACTTACCAGTCATGAGCCTTACGAGTTCCCTGACACCTATAAATTCGGCAAAGATACAGAAGAAAATAAATTTAGAAGTGCACATGCTTACACTGATAAAACCATTGGTAATTTTATAAAATTTGCAAAACAACAACCTTGGTACAAAAACACTTTAATTATTATTGTTGCAGATCATGGGCATCGTACTCCTAAACATGAAGGAGCTTTTAATTCGCCTAAAAAATTTAAAATACCAATGCTATGGCTAGGTGGAGCTTTACACCAAAAAGGAATTAAAATTGATAATATTGCCAGTCAAATAGACATTTCTTACACATTACTAGATTTATTAAAAGGAGATAATTCTGATTTTAAATTCAGTAAAAACATCTTTAATACCTCTAACAAACAATACGCGCATTATATATTTAACAAAGGGTTTGGTACATTAACCAAAAATGGTCTTTATTTATTTGATTATGTAAGTAAAAAACCAATTTTAGAAGAAGGTACAGCCGCTACCGTATTAGATTCCTTAGGAAAAGCAATTTCGCAAGATGCTTTTCAAGATTTTATGGACCGTAAATAG